A single Lolium perenne isolate Kyuss_39 chromosome 6, Kyuss_2.0, whole genome shotgun sequence DNA region contains:
- the LOC127306672 gene encoding uncharacterized protein, whose protein sequence is MASPRIRFSRQIPLSCSDTEEEDEEDEEEEEEEEEEPYEGEGEGDAPVASPVILPSARGGGVSVVDMVAAALRRSLLLCSSVRAEEGGGAAAATAASGMQIGRPTEVRHVSHVTFDRFVGFLGLPADLEPEVPRPAPSASVSVFGVSPRSMQCSFDKRGNSVPTILLNMQRKLYLLGGLQAEGVFRINADNSQELHVREELNRGVVPDGVDMHCLAGLIKAWFRELPSGVLDSLTPEQVMHCNTEEECAIVASIVPPVEAALLDWAINLMADVVQHQNYNKMNARNIAMVFAPNMTQMADPLTALIHAVQVMNFLKTLILKTVKEREESAAAARTSTSNSGSSSDRDEPHKLVNLNNPFICSSHENVERPMISGATLDHFLLRVEEALHHDAQASIGEPKKCGTGTVHDKSNNEFSPEENDFSCQDSSNANKLSNDSAEGLFDRFKFRKGVGRLCRNPVFQLSRSMKKSDEAGQTCA, encoded by the exons ATGGCGTCGCCCCGGATCCGCTTCAGCCGCCAAATCCCCCTCTCCTGCTCCGACACCgaagaggaggacgaagaggacgaagaggaagaggaggaggaggaggaggagccataCGAGGGAGAGGGGGAGGGCGATGCGCCGGTCGCGTCGCCGGTAATACTGCCGTCGGCGAGGGGAGGAGGGGTTTCCGTGGTGGACatggtggcggcggcgctgcggaggTCGCTGCTGCTCTGCAGCAGCGTGCGCGCCGAGGAAGGAGGCGGGGCTGCGGCCGCCACCGCTGCCTCCGGGATGCAGATAGGGCGGCCCACCGAGGTGCGCCACGTCTCGCACGTCACCTTCGACCGCTTCGTCGGCTTCCTCGGCCTCCCCGCCGACCTCGAGCCCGAGGTGCCTCGCCCCGCGCCCAGCGCCAG TGTGAGTGTATTTGGAGTTTCACCAAGGTCCATGCAATGCTCGTTCGATAAAAGAGGAAACAGTGTCCCAACAATACTATTGAATATGCAAAGGAAGTTATATTTACTTGGCGGCCTTCAG GCTGAAGGGGTCTTCAGAATAAATGCTGATAATAGCCAGGAACTACATGTCAGGGAGGAACTAAACCGAGGTGTTGTTCCAGATGGAGTTGACATGCACTGTCTCGCTGGCCTTATAAAG GCATGGTTCCGGGAACTTCCGAGTGGAGTATTAGACTCTTTAACTCCAGAACAAGTGATGCACTGCAACACTGAAGAAGAATGTGCTATCGTTGCAAGTATCGTACCTCCAGTGGAAGCAGCATTACTCGATTGGGCCATCAATCTGATGGCCGATGTTGTGCAACATCAAAACTACAACAAGATGAATGCACGGAATATCGCAATGGTTTTCGCACCAAACATGACTCAG ATGGCCGATCCCTTGACTGCTTTGATACATGCAGTTCAAGTGATGAATTTTTTAAAGACATTGATCCTGAAAACTGTAAAAGAAAGGGAAGAGTCAGCTGCTGCAGCAAGGACATCCACGTCTAACTCTGGTTCCTCAAGTGACAGAGATGAACCTCATAAATTAGTTAATTTGAACAATCCCTTCATTTGTTCAAGTCACGAAAATGTTGAACGCCCCATGATTAGTGGGGCTACACTTGACCACTTCCTCTTGAGAGTAGAAGAAGCGCTTCACCATGATGCGCAAGCCAGTATTGGGGAACCCAAGAAGTGTGGCACTGGTACTGTCCATGACAAAAGCAATAACGAATTTTCTCCTGAGGAGAATGATTTTAGCTGCCAAGATAGCAGTAATGCAAATAAGCTCAGTAATGACAGTGCTGAAGGCTTGTTTGACAGATTTAAATTTAGGAAAGGAGTAGGGAGACTCTGCAGGAATCCAGTGTTTCAGTTGAGTAGGTCCATGAAGAAGTCTGATGAAGCAGGACAAACTTGTGCATGA